One Streptomyces sp. NBC_00554 DNA segment encodes these proteins:
- the dxs gene encoding 1-deoxy-D-xylulose-5-phosphate synthase, with product MPLLTRIRGPRDLDRLSLEQLDQLAGEIRTFLVEEVSKTGGHLGPNLGVVELTIALHRVFESPKDRVLWDTGHQSYVHKLLTGRQDFSKLKMKGGLSGYPSQAESEHDVIENSHASTVLGWADGLAKANEVLERDDHVVAVIGDGALTGGMAWEALNNIADAKDRPLVIVVNDNERSYAPTIGGLANHLATLRTTDGYERFLARGKDLLERTPVVGKPLYETLHGAKKGLKDFIAPQGMFEDLGLKYVGPIDGHDIEALESALARAKRFGGPVIVHCLTEKGRGYQPALQDEADRFHAVGKIHPDTGLPIASSGADWTSVFGEEMVKLGEERKDIVAITAAMLQPVGLDKFAKAFPKRVYDVGIAEQHAAVSAAGLATGGLHPVFAVYATFLNRAFDQVLMDVALHKCGVTFVLDRAGVTGTDGASHNGMWDMSILQVVPDLRLAAPRDADQVRAQLREAVEVTDAPTVVRFSKGAVGPAVPALGRIGGMDVLREPGTDAPDVLLVSVGALAPMCLEIAGLLDKQGISTTVVDPRWVKPVDEAMAPLAEQHRVVVTVEDNSRVGGVGSTIAQALRDAGVDVPLRDFGIPPRFLDHASRKEVMTEIGLTAPDIARQVTGLVAKLDGRFERTTAEAVDAVDAVEPARD from the coding sequence CGCTCTGCACCGCGTCTTCGAGTCGCCCAAGGACAGGGTGCTGTGGGACACGGGCCACCAGTCCTACGTCCACAAGCTGCTCACCGGCCGCCAGGACTTCTCGAAGCTGAAGATGAAGGGCGGCCTCTCCGGGTACCCCTCGCAGGCCGAGTCCGAGCACGACGTCATCGAGAACTCGCACGCCTCCACGGTCCTTGGCTGGGCCGACGGCCTCGCGAAGGCGAACGAGGTCCTGGAGCGCGACGACCACGTGGTCGCGGTCATCGGCGACGGCGCCCTCACCGGCGGCATGGCCTGGGAGGCGCTCAACAACATCGCCGACGCCAAGGACCGCCCCCTGGTGATCGTCGTCAACGACAACGAGCGCTCCTACGCGCCGACCATCGGCGGCCTGGCGAACCATCTGGCGACCCTGCGCACCACGGACGGCTACGAGCGCTTCCTGGCCCGCGGCAAGGACCTCCTGGAGCGCACCCCGGTCGTCGGCAAGCCCCTCTACGAGACCCTGCACGGCGCCAAGAAGGGCCTCAAGGACTTCATCGCCCCGCAGGGCATGTTCGAGGACCTCGGCCTCAAGTACGTCGGCCCGATCGACGGCCACGACATCGAGGCCCTGGAGTCGGCCCTCGCCCGCGCCAAGCGCTTCGGCGGCCCGGTCATCGTGCACTGCCTCACCGAGAAGGGCCGCGGCTACCAGCCCGCCCTCCAGGACGAGGCGGACCGCTTCCACGCCGTCGGCAAGATCCACCCGGACACGGGCCTGCCGATCGCCTCCTCCGGCGCCGACTGGACCTCCGTCTTCGGCGAGGAGATGGTCAAGCTCGGCGAGGAGCGCAAGGACATCGTCGCCATCACGGCCGCGATGCTCCAGCCGGTCGGACTCGACAAGTTCGCCAAGGCATTCCCCAAACGGGTGTACGACGTCGGAATCGCCGAGCAGCACGCGGCCGTCTCCGCGGCCGGCCTCGCCACCGGCGGCCTGCACCCCGTCTTCGCCGTCTACGCGACCTTCCTCAATCGCGCCTTCGACCAGGTTCTGATGGACGTGGCCCTGCACAAGTGCGGCGTCACCTTCGTCCTCGACCGCGCGGGCGTCACCGGCACCGACGGCGCCTCGCACAACGGCATGTGGGACATGTCGATCCTCCAGGTCGTCCCCGATCTCCGGCTGGCCGCTCCGCGCGACGCCGACCAGGTCCGCGCCCAGCTGCGCGAGGCCGTCGAGGTCACCGACGCGCCCACCGTGGTCCGCTTCTCCAAGGGCGCGGTCGGCCCTGCCGTACCCGCCCTGGGCCGGATCGGCGGCATGGACGTGCTGCGCGAGCCGGGCACCGACGCTCCGGACGTCCTCCTTGTCTCGGTCGGCGCCCTCGCGCCGATGTGCCTGGAGATCGCCGGCCTCCTCGACAAGCAGGGCATCTCCACGACCGTCGTCGACCCGCGCTGGGTCAAGCCCGTCGACGAGGCCATGGCCCCGCTCGCCGAGCAGCACCGCGTGGTCGTCACCGTCGAGGACAACTCCCGTGTCGGCGGCGTCGGTTCGACGATCGCGCAGGCCCTGCGCGACGCGGGCGTCGACGTCCCGCTGCGCGACTTCGGTATCCCGCCGCGCTTCCTCGACCACGCCTCCCGCAAGGAGGTCATGACGGAGATCGGCCTCACCGCGCCGGACATCGCCCGCCAGGTCACCGGCCTCGTCGCCAAGCTCGACGGACGGTTCGAACGCACCACCGCGGAAGCCGTGGACGCGGTGGACGCTGTGGAGCCCGCGCGCGACTGA